A stretch of Halocalculus aciditolerans DNA encodes these proteins:
- a CDS encoding asparagine synthase-related protein — protein sequence MTGIEDANDASTAGATPRDRSSTRWARDGTVRARGRAFRDGSLLSASDLAAHVAGVDSLDAFAARLDELNGFFAVVVESDEKQFAGVDHVRSIPLWYAPEAGVVTDDPQAVRERAGNPGHDQYAENELLVTGSVFDGRTLYDGIYTVQPGEAVELDGGDVTRRRYFEYHPRTDESVGDADASARFDDAVDRMGDRLSEVVGDRQAVVALSGGNDSRLVATLLAERGHDVLAYSFGPPDHRDVVTAKRVADSLDIPWEYVEYTTQLWRDWYCSDERARFVAEHGALDSITNYGLLPALSALRERGLVDGDAVCFSGQTVAGTSERVPPHVDKPNPGVEDIVDAIVAYERRWQHDDPSFAERFRDGVRARLPDPEISTVPEAFAAFEHAKWNGRYVRYFVADVRQYDRFDLDWWLPLWDREFVDAWSDVPFAARRERHEYTQAGARKYADAAGISVQEAVDMAAKPTSKSRVGSVVEWGAGHVEGTPLAPLLAPLYWRFQRSGDDYENHPLGSWGVLPREVFEALYTGREDIHAFQTLAAAGRADYVEGWVRDPPENGVLHLEPAEDATE from the coding sequence ATGACCGGAATCGAGGACGCGAACGACGCGTCGACGGCGGGCGCGACGCCGAGGGACCGCTCGTCGACGCGGTGGGCGCGCGACGGAACCGTGAGAGCCCGCGGGCGGGCGTTCCGCGACGGCAGCCTCCTCTCGGCGAGCGACCTCGCCGCGCACGTCGCGGGCGTCGACTCCCTCGACGCCTTCGCCGCCCGACTCGACGAACTGAACGGCTTCTTCGCCGTCGTCGTCGAGAGCGACGAGAAACAGTTCGCGGGCGTCGACCACGTCCGCTCCATCCCGCTCTGGTACGCGCCCGAAGCCGGCGTCGTCACCGACGACCCCCAGGCCGTCCGCGAGCGCGCCGGGAACCCCGGCCACGACCAGTACGCCGAGAACGAGCTCCTCGTCACCGGCTCCGTCTTCGACGGCCGCACGCTCTACGACGGGATTTACACGGTGCAGCCGGGGGAGGCCGTCGAACTCGACGGCGGCGACGTGACCCGGCGGCGGTACTTCGAGTACCATCCGCGGACGGACGAGTCGGTCGGCGACGCCGACGCGTCCGCGCGCTTCGACGACGCCGTCGACCGCATGGGCGACCGCCTCTCCGAGGTAGTGGGCGACCGACAGGCGGTCGTCGCGCTCTCCGGCGGGAACGACTCCCGACTCGTCGCGACGCTCCTCGCCGAACGCGGCCACGACGTCCTCGCCTACTCCTTCGGCCCGCCGGACCACCGGGACGTGGTCACCGCGAAGCGCGTCGCGGACTCCCTCGACATCCCCTGGGAGTACGTCGAGTACACCACCCAGCTGTGGCGGGACTGGTACTGCTCGGACGAGCGCGCGCGGTTCGTCGCCGAGCACGGCGCGCTGGACAGCATCACGAACTACGGGCTCCTCCCGGCGCTCTCTGCGCTCCGCGAGCGCGGCCTCGTCGACGGCGACGCCGTCTGCTTCTCCGGGCAGACCGTCGCCGGCACCAGCGAGCGCGTCCCGCCGCACGTAGACAAGCCGAACCCCGGCGTCGAGGACATCGTGGACGCCATCGTCGCCTACGAGCGCCGCTGGCAACACGACGACCCGTCGTTCGCCGAGCGGTTCCGCGACGGCGTCCGCGCGCGACTCCCCGACCCCGAGATTTCGACCGTTCCCGAGGCGTTCGCGGCGTTCGAGCACGCGAAGTGGAACGGCCGCTACGTCCGCTACTTCGTGGCGGACGTCCGCCAGTACGACCGCTTCGACCTCGACTGGTGGCTGCCGCTCTGGGACCGCGAGTTCGTCGACGCCTGGAGCGACGTCCCGTTCGCCGCGCGCCGCGAACGCCACGAGTACACGCAGGCCGGCGCGCGCAAGTACGCCGACGCGGCCGGCATCTCCGTGCAGGAGGCGGTCGACATGGCGGCGAAGCCGACCTCGAAGAGCCGCGTCGGCTCCGTCGTCGAGTGGGGCGCGGGACACGTCGAGGGAACGCCGCTCGCGCCCCTGCTCGCGCCGCTCTACTGGCGGTTCCAGCGCTCCGGCGACGACTACGAGAACCACCCGCTCGGCTCCTGGGGCGTCCTCCCGCGCGAGGTCTTCGAGGCGCTCTACACCGGCCGAGAGGACATCCACGCCTTCCAGACGCTCGCCGCCGCCGGCCGCGCCGACTACGTCGAGGGCTGGGTGCGCGACCCACCGGAGAACGGCGTCCTCCACCTCGAACCCGCGGAGGACGCGACGGAGTGA
- a CDS encoding glycosyltransferase family protein, whose amino-acid sequence MAARGRGACTVTPPTPDWLRFPDTDPEEPAEPPEGDASPTPVVDADDWWGRDAQFWLVLLAAVGVAAATLLAVSTPPAAGFETSLPPAFPLAYWVAFYGVLAACVAVYFLSAADGSAYWKHALALVLADYAVYFFLPLVRGYLLYGRGTSDILVHIGDVKNILATGSIWSGSWYPVQHVFISELVLLGFPLRGAEYVVEFAFTAVFVASFGALLRTMTDGRRAIAYGLAAGTPLVYTIFQTTIIPSFLSVMLFPTVLLVLERVRRSDSPTYLLVLTVFAVGIALTHPVTGGLLAVLVVASTVIGVVYSWRTGAAVERIPARLALLVVPVVYAWYINFRQTETSIRQIALAWATGGTTPVEGAAGQAAGAALTPFELVVRFVQLYGVIFVFLGLAGLFGLYVAWELLRHRRGRYAEVFATGQFGVGFAVAVGFFTVYLIEFEPTRVSRYLVVMAVLLVGLLLVRTTEWRPRRRTVAQVVLALSLVSATALGANAAYTSNKQLTQTEYEGVAFSLTHKAPDAPVRTAAVSHKIEWYTYGDVSGSIWPPRVRTGLPDRLGYTNHTYANQTFPRTYVATLEYDRRFYTDPYFTPAQQDDLFIYGEDDLETMRNDPTVARVYDNGAFETWYIAEGRANTTAANGTT is encoded by the coding sequence ATGGCTGCACGCGGCCGCGGAGCGTGCACCGTGACGCCGCCGACGCCCGACTGGCTGCGGTTCCCCGACACCGACCCCGAGGAGCCCGCGGAGCCGCCGGAAGGCGACGCGTCCCCGACGCCCGTCGTCGACGCCGACGACTGGTGGGGGCGCGACGCCCAGTTCTGGCTCGTCCTCCTCGCCGCGGTCGGCGTCGCCGCCGCCACCCTCCTCGCAGTTTCCACGCCGCCCGCCGCCGGGTTCGAGACCTCCCTCCCGCCGGCGTTCCCGCTCGCCTACTGGGTCGCCTTCTACGGCGTCCTCGCCGCCTGCGTCGCCGTCTACTTCCTCTCCGCCGCCGACGGCTCCGCCTACTGGAAGCACGCGCTCGCCCTCGTCCTCGCCGACTACGCCGTCTACTTCTTCCTCCCGCTCGTCCGCGGCTACCTCCTCTACGGCCGCGGCACCTCCGACATCCTCGTCCACATCGGCGACGTGAAGAACATCCTCGCCACCGGCTCCATCTGGTCCGGCTCCTGGTACCCCGTCCAGCACGTCTTCATCTCCGAACTCGTCCTCCTCGGCTTCCCGCTCCGCGGCGCGGAGTACGTCGTCGAATTCGCGTTCACCGCCGTCTTCGTCGCCTCCTTCGGCGCGCTCCTCCGCACGATGACCGACGGCCGGCGCGCCATCGCCTACGGCCTCGCGGCCGGCACGCCGCTCGTCTACACGATTTTCCAGACGACCATCATCCCCTCCTTCCTCTCCGTGATGCTCTTCCCCACGGTGCTTCTCGTCCTCGAACGCGTCCGCCGGAGCGACTCCCCCACCTACCTCCTCGTCCTCACCGTCTTCGCCGTCGGCATCGCGCTCACCCACCCGGTCACCGGCGGACTGCTCGCCGTGCTCGTCGTCGCGAGCACCGTCATCGGCGTAGTCTACTCGTGGCGCACCGGCGCGGCCGTCGAGCGGATCCCCGCGCGCCTCGCCCTCCTCGTCGTCCCCGTCGTCTACGCCTGGTACATCAACTTCCGTCAGACCGAGACGTCCATCCGCCAGATCGCGCTCGCGTGGGCGACCGGCGGCACGACGCCCGTCGAGGGCGCGGCCGGACAGGCGGCCGGCGCGGCGCTCACCCCGTTCGAACTCGTCGTGCGCTTCGTCCAGCTCTACGGCGTCATCTTCGTCTTCCTCGGGCTCGCCGGGCTCTTCGGCCTCTACGTCGCGTGGGAGTTGCTCCGCCACCGCCGCGGGCGCTACGCCGAGGTGTTCGCCACCGGTCAGTTCGGCGTCGGGTTCGCCGTCGCCGTCGGCTTCTTCACCGTCTACCTCATCGAGTTCGAGCCGACGCGCGTCTCCCGCTACCTCGTCGTGATGGCCGTCCTCCTCGTCGGCCTCCTGCTCGTCCGCACGACCGAGTGGCGGCCGCGCCGCCGCACCGTCGCGCAGGTCGTCCTCGCGCTCTCCCTCGTCTCCGCGACCGCGCTCGGCGCGAACGCCGCCTACACCTCCAACAAGCAGTTGACGCAGACCGAGTACGAGGGCGTCGCCTTCTCCCTCACCCACAAAGCCCCGGACGCGCCCGTCCGCACCGCCGCCGTCTCCCACAAGATCGAGTGGTACACCTACGGCGACGTCTCCGGCTCCATCTGGCCGCCGCGCGTCAGAACCGGCCTCCCAGACCGCCTCGGCTACACGAACCACACCTACGCGAACCAGACCTTCCCGCGGACGTACGTCGCCACCTTGGAGTACGACCGTCGGTTCTACACCGACCCCTACTTCACGCCCGCCCAGCAGGACGACCTCTTCATCTACGGCGAGGACGACTTAGAGACGATGCGGAACGACCCGACGGTCGCCCGCGTCTACGACAACGGCGCGTTCGAGACGTGGTACATCGCCGAGGGCCGCGCGAACACGACCGCGGCGAACGGGACGACGTGA
- a CDS encoding right-handed parallel beta-helix repeat-containing protein, with the protein MADYYLAPDGSDSNAGSSSAPFASLQTLLSALEAGDTGYVRGGTYDESGFADGSDQHGTASAPIRLEAVDGADVVFDFGSGDTGGLRLWKCSHWEVRGFTVRNAPSYGVYVFGDSTDVTVENVTVEYSGGDPGTSGAGFHVRVSANTVLRDCVSRYNYDPSSGGGNADGFAVSQATDTVVEDCVAYGNSDDGFDLWESTGQRLSGCVAHSNGWDLDGNPAGDGNGFKLGGGDVPSGGHLVTRCVAYQNRRRGIHYNTAEVAMEVYNCTAWDNPTNFYFTAGEHVLRNNISSQGTVNIQDPVDDAWNSWTLDVGDPDFASTDPSSSKFLHLTTGSAAVDAGTDVGLDFDGDAPDLGAFETDGGQDVTSNVNPVLKAATPTGDGDLAFTAGTLHYYDGSRWVAPPVSYYDGSQYLTVSEGVQTDAGLVDGFERGDLTPYAGDLGSFNVSTDRAAEGSNALKTAGGRSAWADIRSTEKAIPHGSTFQARVYFTDAADSAILRFGVADQDNWLGAGYNSNESGIQLSESVDGSWTELGTAQMTPVTGEWMTFRVEWGVDDPDQIRIRCFDADGVELGTGTTTTSANQGNTGYGFEYTFQYGGTGPVYFDDLRIV; encoded by the coding sequence ATGGCCGACTACTACCTCGCCCCGGACGGGAGCGACAGTAACGCGGGCTCGTCGAGCGCGCCGTTCGCGTCGCTCCAGACCCTGCTGAGCGCGCTCGAAGCCGGCGACACCGGCTACGTCCGCGGCGGCACGTACGACGAGTCGGGGTTCGCGGACGGCTCCGACCAGCACGGCACGGCGAGCGCGCCGATTCGCCTCGAAGCCGTCGACGGCGCGGACGTCGTCTTCGACTTCGGGAGCGGCGACACCGGCGGCCTCCGCCTCTGGAAGTGCTCGCACTGGGAGGTCCGCGGGTTCACCGTGCGGAACGCGCCGAGCTACGGCGTCTACGTCTTCGGCGACTCCACGGACGTGACCGTCGAGAACGTCACCGTCGAATACTCGGGCGGCGACCCCGGGACGAGCGGCGCGGGCTTCCACGTCCGCGTCTCCGCGAACACCGTCCTCCGCGACTGCGTCTCCCGCTACAACTACGACCCGTCGAGCGGCGGCGGGAACGCCGACGGCTTCGCCGTCTCGCAGGCGACCGACACGGTCGTCGAGGACTGCGTCGCGTACGGGAACTCCGACGACGGCTTCGACCTCTGGGAGAGCACCGGCCAGCGCCTCAGCGGCTGTGTCGCCCACAGCAACGGCTGGGACCTCGACGGGAACCCCGCGGGCGACGGGAACGGCTTCAAGCTCGGCGGCGGCGACGTGCCGAGCGGCGGCCACCTCGTCACGCGCTGCGTCGCCTACCAGAACCGCCGGCGCGGCATCCACTACAACACCGCCGAAGTGGCGATGGAGGTCTACAACTGCACCGCGTGGGACAACCCCACGAACTTCTACTTCACCGCCGGTGAGCACGTCCTCCGGAACAACATCTCCTCGCAGGGCACGGTGAACATCCAGGACCCCGTGGACGACGCGTGGAACTCGTGGACGCTCGACGTCGGCGACCCCGACTTCGCCAGCACCGACCCCTCCAGTTCGAAGTTCCTCCACCTGACGACCGGGAGCGCCGCCGTCGACGCCGGCACCGACGTCGGCCTCGACTTCGACGGCGACGCCCCCGACCTCGGCGCGTTCGAGACCGACGGCGGGCAGGACGTCACGAGCAACGTCAACCCCGTGCTCAAGGCCGCGACGCCGACCGGCGACGGCGACCTCGCCTTCACTGCCGGAACGCTCCACTACTACGACGGCTCGCGGTGGGTCGCGCCGCCCGTCAGCTACTACGACGGCAGCCAGTACCTCACCGTCTCCGAAGGCGTCCAGACCGACGCCGGCCTCGTCGACGGCTTCGAACGCGGCGACCTCACGCCCTACGCGGGCGACCTCGGCTCCTTCAACGTCAGCACCGACCGCGCCGCCGAAGGGTCGAACGCCCTCAAGACCGCGGGCGGCCGCTCCGCCTGGGCGGACATCCGCTCCACGGAGAAGGCCATCCCGCACGGCTCCACCTTCCAGGCGCGCGTCTACTTCACCGACGCCGCCGACTCCGCCATCCTCCGCTTCGGCGTGGCCGACCAGGACAACTGGCTCGGCGCTGGCTACAACAGCAACGAGAGCGGCATCCAGCTCTCCGAATCCGTCGACGGCAGCTGGACCGAACTCGGCACCGCTCAGATGACGCCCGTCACCGGCGAGTGGATGACCTTCCGCGTCGAGTGGGGCGTCGACGACCCCGACCAGATTCGGATTCGGTGCTTCGACGCCGACGGCGTCGAACTCGGCACCGGCACTACCACCACGTCCGCGAACCAAGGCAACACCGGCTACGGCTTCGAGTACACCTTCCAGTACGGCGGCACCGGCCCCGTCTACTTCGACGACCTCAGAATCGTCTGA
- a CDS encoding carbohydrate-binding protein produces MKRHSPPTGDSDDSDDQPPGRDLRLERRSYLTLAGVAAASIGGLAGCSGVIDGDTAAGTVAAYGYGGAPMQVSAATLAATAIAESEPNDRLGTATAIRTDADVSATLDAAEVDWYRFSVDGDFDVVFDRDAATGITGVVVYDDAGEMLDLRYVGADAPAAVTETDASGTYYVEIVNIQESAGSYTLRIDTAATPTTTTTTTEPTTTTTTTTTEPTTTTTTTTEPTTTSTTTTTTEPTTTTTTTTTSAPEDDYAEQGYGQLGYGGST; encoded by the coding sequence ATGAAACGACACTCCCCCCCGACCGGCGATTCGGACGACTCGGACGACCAGCCACCCGGCCGCGACTTACGGCTCGAACGCCGCTCGTACCTCACGCTCGCCGGCGTCGCCGCGGCGTCAATCGGCGGTCTCGCCGGCTGCAGCGGCGTCATCGACGGTGACACGGCCGCAGGCACCGTCGCGGCATACGGGTACGGCGGCGCGCCGATGCAGGTTTCCGCCGCGACGCTGGCCGCGACGGCCATCGCCGAGTCGGAGCCGAACGACCGGCTCGGGACCGCCACGGCGATTCGCACCGACGCGGACGTCAGCGCGACCCTCGACGCGGCCGAGGTCGACTGGTACCGCTTCAGCGTCGACGGCGACTTCGACGTCGTCTTCGACCGCGACGCGGCCACCGGCATCACCGGCGTCGTCGTCTACGACGACGCCGGCGAGATGCTCGACCTCCGCTACGTCGGCGCGGACGCCCCGGCGGCCGTCACCGAAACCGACGCCTCCGGGACGTACTACGTCGAAATCGTCAACATCCAGGAGAGCGCTGGCAGCTACACCCTCCGCATCGACACCGCCGCGACACCGACAACGACGACGACGACGACGGAGCCCACCACGACGACGACCACAACGACGACGGAACCCACAACGACGACCACGACGACGACGGAGCCCACCACCACGTCGACGACCACAACGACGACGGAACCCACCACGACGACGACCACGACGACGACGAGTGCGCCGGAGGACGATTACGCCGAGCAGGGCTACGGCCAGCTCGGCTACGGGGGGTCGACGTGA